The Terriglobia bacterium genome contains the following window.
CCAGTTCGCTGAGCAGCGCACGCGCGTCAGGGACGTGGCGTACGCGCCAGCCCTCGGCGTCGAGGATCTGGCGCAGCGCACTCTGGCTGGCCGGGTCGTCATCCAGGATCAGGATGCTGACCTTGCGCGGCGGAAGAGGAGGCGTGGTTGCCATTGTTACCCCGGGTTCAGGTTGCGCGCCTGCGCCTTGCGCCTGAGCTGGCGGTGAAGCGGCGCGCGGAATGCCGATCAGCGCGGACGCCAGACCTCGAAGTCGGCGCGGCACCCGCGATCCACCCAGATGCCCTGCTGGTCGTAACCCCAGCTCTGTCCGAAAATGCACTTGGCTTCGCTGTGCTGGCGGGTGAGCCGCACGCCCCGGCGCGTATCGGCGGCACAGGCGTGACGCTTCATGTCGTCGGAAGCGCAGGACACAGAGGTGGTGTTTCCGCCGGACTTCCAATCGCTGTGCAGCTGAAAATCGGCGCGGCAGCCGCGGTCCACCCAGACGCCATGGTCGTCGTAGCCCCAGGTGCGGCCGAAGAAACACTCGGCTTCGCTGCGCTGCCGGAGGAGTTCCACGCCCTGGCGCGTGCTGGCGGCGCAGGCGTGGCGCCGCTGGTCGTCGGAGGCGCAGTAGACGGAAGTGACGGCGCTGTCGTCCCCGCCGCCAATCTCGAAATCGGCTTTGCAGCCGTTGCCGACCCACACGCCGCGGGCATCGTAGCCCCAGCTATCCCACTGCACGCAGGGCTTCTTGCTGCGCTGGTTGACGAGGCGGACTCCGCCGGTGGTATCGGCGGGGCAATTGTGCAGACCCTTGTCATCGGAGGCGCAGTACAGGGTCGTGACCCGGCCGTGCGGGGCCGGCTCGTTGCCGCCGATCTGGAAGTCGGCGCGGCAGCCGCGGTCCACCCAGATGTTGCGGTCGTCGTAGCCCCAGGTCTGGTTGTAGATGCATTGTGCTTCGCTGCGTTGTTGCAGCAGGCGCACGCCACCGCGGGCATCGACGGGGCAGGCGTGCCACTTCATGTCCTCGGAGCCGCAGTAGAACGAAGCCGCCGGAGTGGCGGTGACGCTTGGGGCAGGCGCGGCGTTGGCGCGGCCGGCGATCTGGAAGTCGGCACGGCAGCCGCGGTCGACCCAGATGTTGCGGTCGTCGTAGCCCCAGGTCTGGTTGTAGATGCATTGCGCTTCGCTGCGCTGCTGCAGGAGCCGCACGCCGCCGCGGGTATCGGCGGGGCAGGCGTGCCAGCCCATGTCATCCGAGGCGCAGTAGAGCGTGGAGGAAGCGGTGGTTTCCACCGGGGCCTGGGCCCCGGCGCCAACGCGGAAATCGGCG
Protein-coding sequences here:
- a CDS encoding DUF3011 domain-containing protein, encoding MKAFFRVLLAALAAVVLTGGSFARTSLASPRPVPAAPQEQASLYCASDDMHRNQCPADTRDGVQLLRQRSEAACVFNQTWGYDDRGIWVDRGCRADFQTGTARWSGWGQTFTIYCSSEDMERNFCPTDTHHGVRLARQRSETDCLYGRTWGYTPRGIWVDHGCRADFEIGNAGWTAGGDSQSIYCASPVLGRHYCEADTSRGARLIRQRSDTDCVYGRTWGYDERGIWVEHGCRGDFQIAAGDGDGDEDDASAVPDVQSIYCASDDMGRHRCWANTRNGVRLLRQISEAPCDYNRTWGYDQRGIWVDRGCRADFRVGAGAQAPVETTASSTLYCASDDMGWHACPADTRGGVRLLQQRSEAQCIYNQTWGYDDRNIWVDRGCRADFQIAGRANAAPAPSVTATPAASFYCGSEDMKWHACPVDARGGVRLLQQRSEAQCIYNQTWGYDDRNIWVDRGCRADFQIGGNEPAPHGRVTTLYCASDDKGLHNCPADTTGGVRLVNQRSKKPCVQWDSWGYDARGVWVGNGCKADFEIGGGDDSAVTSVYCASDDQRRHACAASTRQGVELLRQRSEAECFFGRTWGYDDHGVWVDRGCRADFQLHSDWKSGGNTTSVSCASDDMKRHACAADTRRGVRLTRQHSEAKCIFGQSWGYDQQGIWVDRGCRADFEVWRPR